In one Pseudodesulfovibrio tunisiensis genomic region, the following are encoded:
- a CDS encoding sensor histidine kinase has product MTETTRRTATGREQGDAKREDRKINLGQRMMFMSIFVSLGALFIGTWVLYYFYHTSYTEKTADYLKAFVERHARDIDTYLTARVRNIKMETAIYSVDQFRESGALRTKLDKLQSVYPGVFDDLGLIDPGGTQVAYAGPYKLVEANYATADWFRQAVERENFVSDVFLGIRRIPHFIVTSRISADGKPWLLRATVNFTAFNQLVKAIHVGETGAAFIINRKGEFQTERRSDIAVEPAVLSLLAKDRQPGFNARYVEHEGGDGEDDYVFVSAPLKGGDWILVFQQSKNDALVNLYNARFIAIAISLLGTLGIVFTVVVLSNRMQRTIVQAEETQEVMEKQMVETGKLAAIGELAAGIAHEINNPVAIMVESAGWCQDLMKFRDFTEEKNVKEIEESLTEIVLQGRRCKDITHKLLSFARRTDPRTSPVDLYDLLTEIISLSVQKARLGNIRIDKEFDEGLPKVTASPTELQQVVLNLLNNAIDATHVDHGHIVVRAHAEADSVVIDVQDNGDGIPPANLARIFEPFYTTKPVGKGTGLGLAICFGVVNKMGGEITVESELNVGTTFHVRIPVTPKED; this is encoded by the coding sequence ATGACCGAAACAACCAGGCGCACCGCCACAGGGCGGGAGCAGGGAGACGCGAAAAGGGAGGACCGCAAGATCAACCTCGGCCAGAGGATGATGTTCATGTCCATTTTCGTGTCCCTGGGCGCACTGTTCATCGGCACATGGGTTCTCTACTACTTCTACCACACCTCCTACACGGAAAAGACCGCGGACTACCTCAAGGCGTTCGTGGAACGCCATGCCCGGGACATCGACACCTATCTCACGGCCCGGGTGCGCAACATCAAGATGGAAACCGCCATCTATTCCGTGGACCAGTTTCGCGAATCCGGCGCGCTTCGGACCAAGCTCGACAAGCTCCAGTCCGTGTATCCCGGCGTGTTCGACGACCTCGGTCTGATCGACCCCGGGGGAACGCAGGTGGCCTATGCCGGACCGTACAAGCTGGTCGAGGCCAATTACGCCACTGCGGACTGGTTCCGGCAGGCCGTGGAGCGGGAAAATTTCGTCAGCGACGTGTTTCTGGGCATCCGTCGCATTCCGCATTTCATCGTCACCTCGCGCATCTCGGCGGACGGCAAACCCTGGCTGCTCCGCGCCACAGTGAATTTCACGGCCTTCAACCAGCTGGTCAAGGCCATCCATGTCGGGGAAACCGGGGCGGCCTTCATCATCAATCGCAAGGGGGAGTTCCAGACCGAACGGCGGAGCGACATTGCGGTTGAACCCGCGGTCCTCTCCCTGCTCGCCAAGGATCGCCAGCCCGGTTTCAACGCCCGCTACGTGGAGCACGAGGGCGGCGATGGCGAGGATGACTATGTTTTCGTGTCCGCGCCCCTCAAGGGCGGGGACTGGATTCTCGTGTTTCAGCAGTCCAAGAACGACGCACTGGTCAACCTGTACAACGCCCGGTTCATTGCCATTGCCATTTCCCTGCTCGGCACATTGGGCATCGTGTTCACCGTGGTGGTGCTGTCCAACCGCATGCAGCGCACCATAGTGCAGGCCGAGGAGACGCAGGAGGTCATGGAAAAGCAGATGGTGGAGACCGGCAAGCTGGCCGCCATCGGCGAACTGGCCGCAGGCATTGCGCACGAGATCAACAACCCCGTGGCCATCATGGTCGAAAGCGCGGGGTGGTGTCAGGACCTCATGAAGTTCCGCGACTTCACCGAGGAAAAGAACGTGAAGGAGATCGAGGAATCCCTGACCGAGATCGTGCTTCAGGGGCGGCGGTGCAAGGACATCACGCACAAGCTGCTCAGTTTTGCCCGGCGCACCGATCCGCGTACCAGCCCGGTGGACCTGTACGACCTGCTCACGGAGATCATTTCCCTGAGCGTGCAGAAGGCCCGGCTCGGCAATATTCGTATAGACAAGGAATTCGACGAGGGATTGCCCAAGGTCACGGCGTCGCCCACGGAGTTGCAGCAGGTCGTCCTGAATCTGCTCAACAACGCCATCGACGCCACGCATGTCGACCATGGCCATATCGTTGTGCGCGCTCATGCCGAGGCGGACAGCGTGGTCATCGACGTGCAGGACAACGGCGACGGCATTCCCCCGGCCAATCTGGCAAGAATTTTCGAACCCTTCTACACGACAAAGCCCGTAGGCAAGGGGACTGGCCTCGGGCTCGCCATCTGCTTTGGCGTGGTCAACAAGATGGGGGGCGAAATAACCGTGGAGAGCGAACTGAACGTGGGAACCACGTTTCATGTCCGCATTCCCGTAACCCCTAAAGAAGACTAA
- the nhaB gene encoding sodium/proton antiporter NhaB, producing the protein MSQTLGQAFGKNFLGSAPGWYKKAILVFLILNPILLYTVGSFITGWVLIAEFIFTLAMALKCYPLPAGGLLAIEAVALGMASPETVYHEALNNFEVILLLIFMVAGIHFMKDFLQFTFTRILVRVRSKILISLLFCLAGAVLSAFLDALTVTAVIIAVAYGFYNVYHRFASGSGASGAHDLCNDQAVKEKDRADLLQFRAFLRNLMMHGAVGTALGGVCTLVGEPQNLLIGSEMGWHFVPFFLEVAPISLPVLAVGLLTCICVEQFHLFTYGAKMPGNIRSYLLETAIEMESKRGMQGKAKLVVQALTGVWLVLALAFHLAAVGIIGLSVIVILTALTGVTEEHQLGKAFEEALPFTALLVVFFSIVGVIHEQHLFKPVIDFVLSLQGQVQLAAYYMANGILSMISDNVFVATVYISETKMHFVQAMNAIPNIGMTGQELMDKLTDPHLNRADVLAQLPAAAAAQADQLIHHLDKLAVAINTGTNIPSVATPNGQAAFLFLLTSALAPVIRLSYGRMVVLALPYTITMSLTGLAATYYLL; encoded by the coding sequence ATGTCACAAACGTTGGGCCAAGCATTTGGCAAGAACTTCCTCGGCTCCGCGCCGGGATGGTACAAGAAGGCAATTCTTGTCTTTCTGATTCTGAACCCCATACTGCTCTACACCGTGGGCTCCTTCATCACCGGATGGGTGCTCATTGCGGAATTCATCTTCACTCTGGCCATGGCGCTCAAATGCTACCCGTTGCCCGCGGGCGGTCTGCTGGCCATCGAGGCCGTTGCTCTGGGCATGGCCAGCCCGGAGACCGTGTATCACGAAGCCCTGAATAATTTTGAAGTCATCCTGCTTCTGATCTTCATGGTTGCAGGCATCCACTTCATGAAGGACTTCCTCCAGTTCACCTTTACCCGCATTCTGGTCCGGGTTCGCTCCAAGATCTTGATCTCGCTGCTGTTCTGCCTTGCCGGAGCCGTGCTGTCCGCGTTTCTGGACGCCTTGACCGTGACCGCAGTGATCATTGCCGTGGCCTACGGCTTCTACAATGTCTATCACCGCTTTGCGTCCGGCTCCGGTGCGAGCGGCGCGCATGACCTCTGCAACGATCAGGCCGTCAAGGAAAAGGATCGGGCCGACTTGCTGCAGTTTCGTGCATTTTTACGCAACCTGATGATGCACGGCGCCGTGGGCACGGCCCTTGGCGGCGTGTGCACGCTGGTGGGTGAGCCCCAGAATCTGCTCATCGGTTCGGAAATGGGCTGGCACTTCGTGCCGTTTTTTCTGGAAGTGGCCCCCATCTCCCTGCCCGTGCTGGCTGTTGGCTTGCTGACCTGCATCTGCGTGGAGCAGTTCCACCTGTTCACCTACGGTGCGAAAATGCCCGGCAACATCCGGTCCTATCTGCTGGAAACCGCCATCGAGATGGAAAGCAAGCGCGGCATGCAGGGCAAGGCCAAGCTCGTGGTTCAGGCTCTGACCGGCGTCTGGCTGGTGCTGGCTCTGGCCTTCCATCTGGCCGCAGTGGGCATCATCGGTCTGTCCGTGATCGTCATCCTGACCGCGCTGACCGGCGTGACCGAGGAACATCAGCTCGGCAAGGCGTTTGAAGAGGCTCTGCCGTTCACCGCTCTGCTGGTGGTGTTCTTCTCCATCGTGGGCGTGATCCACGAACAGCATCTGTTCAAGCCGGTCATCGACTTCGTGCTCAGCCTGCAGGGTCAGGTGCAGCTTGCGGCCTACTACATGGCCAACGGCATTCTCTCCATGATTTCGGACAACGTGTTCGTGGCCACGGTGTACATCTCCGAGACCAAGATGCACTTTGTTCAGGCCATGAACGCCATTCCGAACATCGGCATGACCGGTCAGGAACTCATGGACAAGCTGACCGATCCGCATCTGAACCGTGCCGACGTGCTGGCCCAGCTGCCTGCCGCCGCTGCTGCGCAGGCCGACCAGCTCATCCATCATCTGGACAAGCTGGCCGTGGCCATCAACACGGGCACGAACATCCCGAGCGTGGCCACGCCGAACGGTCAGGCCGCGTTCCTGTTCCTGCTCACCTCGGCTCTGGCTCCGGTGATCCGACTGTCCTACGGCCGCATGGTGGTGCTGGCTCTGCCCTACACCATCACGATGTCGTTGACCGGTCTGGCCGCCACATACTACCTGTTGTAG